A genome region from Eurosta solidaginis isolate ZX-2024a chromosome 2, ASM4086904v1, whole genome shotgun sequence includes the following:
- the LOC137242164 gene encoding uncharacterized protein isoform X1, whose protein sequence is MQNVYILLIFMQINNIYSFTVMDKQYRTSKEQIDCYLSLVQSHPRIRQNKNDPTNPKRMEELWAELAEHLNALRGPTRTPAKWKESLNHWKNQVRSRARKNKANRLVTGGGPLVEEDVSESEQRALNAIGTTVVLGEPGVPTIGTETEIVITCDPLSPPVEFDEPIIETPSPSCHPFSPPGEVHDAIVGTPTTSRRRNKSSSTSEEMFSKMMESIQRRNEAEQLFRQESLNCMTEFCAAMNNMANAVLSLTRSQINN, encoded by the exons ATGCAAAACGTttacattttgttaattttcatgcaaataaataatatatattctTTTACAGTTATGGATAAACAGTATCGGACAAGTAAGGAACAAATAGACTGCTATTTGTCCTTGGTCCAAAGCCACCCCCGTATAAGGCAAAACAAAAACGACCCCACGAATCCTAAGAGAATGGAGGAGCTGTGGGCGGAATTGGCAGAGCACCTTAACGCACTAAGGGGACCGACGCGAACTCCGGCGAAATGGAAAGAG TCTCTTAATCATTGGAAAAACCAGGTGCGATCCAGGGCGAGGAAAAACAAAGCCAATCGATTGGTAACGGGAGGAGGACCGTTGGTAGAAGAAGATGTTTCTGAGAGTGAGCAAAGGGCATTAAATGCCATCGGTACGACGGTAGTACTTGGGGAACCAGGCGTACCAACTATTGGTACAGAG aCTGAAATTGTAATTACATGCGACCCTCTCAGTCCACCGGTTGAGTTCGATGAACCCATTATTGAGACCCCGTCCCCATCATGTCACCCTTTTAGTCCACCGGGTGAGGTACATGACGCCATTGTTGGGACTCCGACCACTTCACGTCGCCGCAACAAATCATCGTCAACTTCTGAAGAGATGTTTTCTAAGATGATGGAAAGTATTCAACGAAGAAATGAAGCGGAACAACTATTTCGGCAAGAGTCACTGAACTGCATGACAGAGTTTTGCGCTGCCATGAACAACATGGCCAATGCAGTATTGTCCCTTACGCGATCCCAAATCAACAACTAG
- the LOC137242164 gene encoding uncharacterized protein isoform X2, translating into MAGNVMDKQYRTSKEQIDCYLSLVQSHPRIRQNKNDPTNPKRMEELWAELAEHLNALRGPTRTPAKWKESLNHWKNQVRSRARKNKANRLVTGGGPLVEEDVSESEQRALNAIGTTVVLGEPGVPTIGTETEIVITCDPLSPPVEFDEPIIETPSPSCHPFSPPGEVHDAIVGTPTTSRRRNKSSSTSEEMFSKMMESIQRRNEAEQLFRQESLNCMTEFCAAMNNMANAVLSLTRSQINN; encoded by the exons ATGGCTGGAAATG TTATGGATAAACAGTATCGGACAAGTAAGGAACAAATAGACTGCTATTTGTCCTTGGTCCAAAGCCACCCCCGTATAAGGCAAAACAAAAACGACCCCACGAATCCTAAGAGAATGGAGGAGCTGTGGGCGGAATTGGCAGAGCACCTTAACGCACTAAGGGGACCGACGCGAACTCCGGCGAAATGGAAAGAG TCTCTTAATCATTGGAAAAACCAGGTGCGATCCAGGGCGAGGAAAAACAAAGCCAATCGATTGGTAACGGGAGGAGGACCGTTGGTAGAAGAAGATGTTTCTGAGAGTGAGCAAAGGGCATTAAATGCCATCGGTACGACGGTAGTACTTGGGGAACCAGGCGTACCAACTATTGGTACAGAG aCTGAAATTGTAATTACATGCGACCCTCTCAGTCCACCGGTTGAGTTCGATGAACCCATTATTGAGACCCCGTCCCCATCATGTCACCCTTTTAGTCCACCGGGTGAGGTACATGACGCCATTGTTGGGACTCCGACCACTTCACGTCGCCGCAACAAATCATCGTCAACTTCTGAAGAGATGTTTTCTAAGATGATGGAAAGTATTCAACGAAGAAATGAAGCGGAACAACTATTTCGGCAAGAGTCACTGAACTGCATGACAGAGTTTTGCGCTGCCATGAACAACATGGCCAATGCAGTATTGTCCCTTACGCGATCCCAAATCAACAACTAG